In one Epinephelus lanceolatus isolate andai-2023 chromosome 19, ASM4190304v1, whole genome shotgun sequence genomic region, the following are encoded:
- the LOC117270014 gene encoding uncharacterized protein LOC117270014: MSSVEYLRGFVSERLTAAAEEILGVFEKTIVEYEKEIDRQRRLLDIAWKPEVRLYRTELPQQDVCKEEEVVAEQQLCIEERKSSVDQEEPEPPQIKEEEKEVCSSQEGEQLEVKQETETFLVTPSDEESEQQLLCHSSHGAESEDEEGDEQGDSTSSGEAEPEQQNRRNKRRSHTNRVDNPNLSEIDHNTHTGKTPFKCDTCGKSFKCKSQFDRHQRIHTGEKPYCCKTCGKTFSLLSNLNVHERVHTGEKPYCCNTCGRDFRYKSHLIFHMRTHTGEKPFKCETCGKAFMHRPVLKQHLTTHTSKKTYSCSTCWRTFSRTADLKAHARIHTGEKLYSCKTCGKDFGRSYHLLVHMRVHTGEKPYSCKTCGKGFGQSSALLVHTRRAHTGEKPYLCKTCGKRYFDGSHLTRHMKSHTGK, encoded by the exons ATGTCTTCAGTTGAGTATTTGAGAGGGTTTGTCAGCGAGagactaactgctgctgctgaagaaatattggGAGTTTTTGAGAAAACTATCGTCGAGTACGAGAAAGAGATCGACCGTCAGCGCAGACTGTTGGATATAGCTTGGAAACCGGAAGTAAGATTATACAGGACAG agctcccacagcaagatgtgtgtaaggaggaggaggttgtcgctgagcagcagctctgtattgaggagaggaagtccagtgtggaccaagaggagccagagcctccacagattaaagaggaagagaaggaagtgtgcagcagtcaggagggagagcagcttgaaGTGAAGCAGGAGACTGAGACCTTTCTAGTGACTCCTAGTGATGAGGAAAGtgagcagcagctcctctgtcaCAGCTCTCATGGAGCTGAGAGTGAAGATGAGGAAGGAGACGAGCAAGGAGACTCAACATCAAGTGGAGAAGCAGAGCCAGAACAACAGAATAGACGTAACAAGCGCAGAAGTCACACGAACCGTGTAGACAACCCCAACTTATCAGAGATTGATCATAATACTCACACAGGTAAAACACCTTTTAAATGTGACACTTGTGGGAAAAGTTTCAAGTGTAAGTCTCAATTTGATAGACACCAGAGaatccacacaggagagaagccgtATTGTTGTAAGACATGTGGGAAAACATTCAGTCTTTTGTCAAATCTAAACGTTCATGAAAgagtccacacaggtgagaagccatattGTTGCAACACATGTGGAAGAGATTTCCGATACAAGAGTCACTTGATTTTCCACATGAGaacccacacaggagagaagccgtTTAAATGTGAGACATGTGGGAAAGCTTTCATGCATAGACCTGTCTTGAAACAACACCTGACAACCCATACAAGTAAGAAGACATATTCTTGCAGCACATGTTGGAGAACATTCTCTCGGACAGCAGATTTGAAAGCTCATGcaagaatccacacaggtgagaagctatattcttgcaaaacatgtggaaAAGATTTTGGACGCAGTTATCATTTGTTAGTCCACATGAgagtccacacaggtgagaagccgtattcTTGCAAAACCTGTGGAAAAGGTTTTGGACAGAGCAGTGCCTTGTTAGTCCACACAAGAAGAGCCCACACCGGCGAGAAGCCGTACCTTTGCAAGACCTGCGGGAAAAGATACTTTGATGGGTCCCATTTAACAAGGCACATGAAATCACATACAGGCAAGTAG
- the LOC144458321 gene encoding uncharacterized protein LOC144458321 — protein sequence MSSVEYLRGFVSERLTAAAEEILGVFEKTIVEYEKEIDRQRRLLDIAWNPEVRLYRTELPQQDVCKEEEVVAEQQLCIEERSSSVDQEEPEPPQIKEEEKEVCSSQEGEQLEVKQETETFLVTPSDEESEQQLLCHSSHGAESEDEKGDEQGDSTSTEEPEPEQQNRRQKRRSHTKRVDNPNLSEIDHNTHTGKTPFKCDTCGKAFKFKSRLNAHLRIHAGEKPYCCNTCGKAFSQMSTLNVHKRVHTGEKPYCCKTFGRHFRCKSRLIGHMRIHTGEKPFKCETCGKSFTQRDHLNHHLTTHTGEKPYSCSTCGKGFSRATDLKAHARIHTGEKPYSCKTCGKNFRYSNQLLVHMRIHTGEKPYSCSTCGKGFSRTTDLKAHARIHTGEKPYSCKRRKEFQTQLSFVGPHEKSPHR from the exons ATGTCTTCAGTTGAGTATTTGAGAGGGTTTGTCAGCGAGagactaactgctgctgctgaagaaatattggGAGTTTTTGAGAAAACTATTGTCGAGTACGAGAAAGAGATCGACCGTCAGCGCAGACTGTTGGATATAGCTTGGAACCCGGAAGTAAGGTTATACAGGACAG agctcccacagcaagatgtgtgtaaggaggaggaggttgtcgctgagcagcagctctgtattgaggagaggagctccagtgtggaccaagaggagccagagcctccacagattaaagaggaagagaaggaagtgtgcagcagtcaggagggagagcagcttgaaGTGAAGCAGGAGACTGAGACCTTTCTAGTGACTCCTAGTGATGAGGAAAGTGAGCAGCAACTCCTCTGTCACAGCTCTCATGGAGCTGAGAGTGAAGATGAGAAAGGAGACGAGCAAGGAGACTCAACATCAACTGAAGAACCAGAGCCAGAACAACAGAATAGACGTCAGAAGCGCAGAAGTCACACGAAGCGTGTAGACAACCCCAACTTATCAGAGATTGATCATAATACTCACACAGGTAAAACACCTTTTAAATGTGACACTTGTGGGAAAGCTTTCAAGTTTAAGTCTCGTTTAAATGCACACCTGAGAATCCACGCAGGAGAGAAGCCGTATTGTTGCAACACATGTGGTAAAGCATTCAGTCAGATGTCAACCCTGAACGTTCATAAAAgagtccacacaggtgagaagccgtattgTTGCAAAACATTTGGAAGACATTTCCGATGTAAGAGTCGCTTGATTGGccacatgagaatccacacaggagagaagccgtTTAAATGTGAGACATGTGGGAAATCTTTCACACAAAGAGATCACCTGAATCACCACCTGACaacccacacaggtgagaagccatattCTTGCAGCACATGTGGGAAAGGATTCTCTCGAGCAACAGATTTGAAAGCTCATGcaagaatccacacaggtgagaagccgtattcTTGCAAGACATGCGGAAAAAACTTCAGATACAGTAATCAATTGTTAGtccacatgagaatccacacaggagagaagccaTATTCTTGCAGCACATGTGGGAAAGGATTTTCTCGGACAACAGATTTGAAAGCTCATGcaagaatccacacaggtgagaagccatattCTTGCAAAAGAAGGAAAGAATTTCAGACACAGTTATCATTTGTTGGTCCACATGAGAAGAGCCCACACCGGTGA
- the LOC117269899 gene encoding uncharacterized protein LOC117269899: MRKSWSDCNCDIATMSSVEYLRGFVSERLTAAAEEILGVFEKTIVEYEKEIDRQRRLLDIAWKPEVRLYRTELPQQDVCKEEEVVAEQQLCIEERKSSVVQEEPEPPQIKEEEEEVCSSQEGEQLEVKQETETFLVTPSDEESEQQLLCHSSHGAESEDEEGDEQGDSTSSGEAETEQQNRRNKRRSHTKRVDNPSLSEIDHNTHTGKTPFKCDTCGKAFKFKYYFNSHLRIHTGEKPFCCNTCGKTFSHMSTLNTHKRIHTGEKPYCCKTCGKTFNQMSTLNVHNRVHTGEKPYCCKTCGKAFSHMSALNVHNRVHTGEKPYCCKTCGKTFSYMSALNVHNRVHTGEKPYCCKTCGKTFSYMSTLNAHKIIHTGEKPYCCNTCGKDFRYKSHLVCHMRTHTREKPFKCETWESFHA; this comes from the exons ATGAGGAAAAGTTGGAGTGACTGTAATTGTGACATAGCAACAATGTCTTCAGTTGAGTATTTGAGAGGGTTTGTCAGCGAGagactaactgctgctgctgaagaaatattggGAGTTTTTGAGAAAACTATCGTCGAGTACGAGAAAGAGATCGACCGTCAGCGCAGACTGTTGGATATAGCTTGGAAACCGGAAGTAAGGTTATACAGGACAG agctcccacagcaagatgtgtgtaaggaggaggaggttgtcgctgagcagcagctctgtattgaggagaggaagtccagtgtggtccaagaggagccagagcctccacagattaaagaggaagaggaggaagtgtgcagcagtcaggagggagagcagcttgaaGTGAAGCAGGAGACTGAGACCTTTCTAGTGACTCCTAGTGATGAGGAAAGtgagcagcagctcctctgtcaCAGCTCTCATGGAGCTGAGAGTGAAGATGAGGAAGGAGACGAGCAAGGAGACTCAACATCAAGTGGCGAAGCAGAGACAGAACAACAGAATAGACGTAACAAGCGCAGAAGTCACACTAAGCGTGTAGACAACCCCAGCTTATCAGAGATTGATCATAATACTCACACAGGTAAAACACCTTTTAAATGTGACACTTGTGGGAAAGCTTTCAAGTTTAAGTATTATTTTAATTCACACctgagaatccacacaggagagaagccgtTTTGTTGCAACACATGTGGGAAAACATTCAGTCATATGTCAACTCTGAACACTCATAaaagaatccacacaggtgagaagccgtattgttgcaaaacatgtgggaaaaCATTCAATCAAATGTCAACTCTAAATGTTCATAACAgagtccacacaggtgagaagccgtattgttgcaaaacatgtgggaaagCATTCAGTCATATGTCAGCTCTAAATGTTCATAACAgagtccacacaggtgagaagccgtattgttgcaaaacatgtgggaaaaCATTCAGTTATATGTCAGCTCTAAACGTTCATAACAgagtccacacaggtgagaagccgtattgttgcaaaacatgtgggaaaaCATTCAGTTATATGTCAACTCTGAACGCTcataaaataatccacacaggtgagaagccgtattgTTGCAACACATGTGGAAAAGATTTCCGATATAAGAGCCACTTGGTTTGCCACATGAGAACCCACACACGAGAGAAGCCGTTTAAATGTGAGACGTGGGAAAGCTTTCATGCATAG